The following proteins are encoded in a genomic region of Amycolatopsis sulphurea:
- a CDS encoding sigma-70 family RNA polymerase sigma factor: MARPIALSGRRGPVAMFAGRVLGSPAVPLTRQAGTPDAAGTAKAEAWTLVDAAQKGDASAFGQLYDRYVDVVYRYALFRLGDRDLAEDVTSETFLRALRRITSVSYQGRDVGAWFVTITRNLILDHVKSSRFRLEVVTDEVTEPGGPAAQAGPEQQAIAGATRAELLRCVAELGEDQRECIVLRFLQGLSVAETAKVMHRNEGAIKALQHRAVRRLAQLLPTGLR; encoded by the coding sequence ATGGCCCGCCCGATCGCCCTCTCCGGCCGGCGCGGCCCGGTCGCGATGTTCGCCGGACGTGTGCTCGGTTCGCCGGCGGTGCCGCTGACCCGCCAGGCTGGGACGCCGGACGCGGCCGGGACCGCCAAGGCCGAAGCCTGGACGCTGGTCGACGCTGCGCAGAAAGGTGACGCATCGGCGTTCGGCCAGCTCTACGACCGGTACGTGGACGTGGTGTATCGCTACGCGCTGTTCCGCCTCGGCGACCGCGACCTGGCCGAGGACGTCACGAGCGAGACCTTCCTGCGGGCCCTGCGCCGGATCACCTCGGTCAGCTACCAGGGCCGCGACGTCGGCGCGTGGTTCGTCACGATCACCCGCAACCTGATCCTCGACCACGTCAAGTCGAGCCGGTTCCGCCTGGAGGTGGTGACCGACGAGGTGACGGAGCCGGGCGGCCCCGCCGCGCAGGCCGGCCCGGAACAGCAGGCGATCGCCGGCGCCACCCGTGCCGAGCTGCTGCGTTGCGTTGCCGAACTCGGCGAGGACCAGCGCGAATGCATTGTGCTGCGGTTTCTGCAGGGCCTGTCGGTCGCCGAGACGGCGAAGGTGATGCACCGCAACGAGGGCGCGATCAAGGCACTCCAGCACCGCGCCGTGCGCAGGCTGGCCCAGCTGCTGCCGACCGGCCTGCGGTGA
- a CDS encoding TetR/AcrR family transcriptional regulator, with translation MARTSDPAVRTRLIERAAQLLRTRAPLTLRSLVAGTNVSTMAVYTHFGGMDGLWKALRQEGFTRLAGRLAEVRPTADPVRDLTALVSAYLGNALDHPDLYRVMFDANFALENAKAADDTLEYLVQAAARGRQAGRYREQVDALELATQTWAIAHGLVSLVANGPLPRDTLKHGVPLLTALFVSVGDEPQRCRRSVWRGWRVPG, from the coding sequence ATGGCGAGAACGAGCGATCCGGCGGTGCGCACCCGGCTGATCGAACGGGCGGCACAGCTGCTGCGCACCCGCGCACCGCTCACCCTGCGGTCGCTCGTGGCCGGCACGAACGTGTCCACAATGGCCGTCTACACCCACTTCGGCGGCATGGACGGGCTGTGGAAAGCCTTGCGCCAGGAGGGTTTCACCCGGCTGGCCGGTCGGCTGGCCGAAGTCCGGCCGACCGCCGATCCGGTACGCGATCTCACCGCGCTGGTGTCGGCCTACCTCGGCAACGCACTCGATCACCCCGACCTGTACCGGGTCATGTTCGACGCGAACTTCGCCCTCGAGAACGCCAAAGCCGCCGACGACACGCTGGAATACCTGGTGCAGGCCGCCGCTCGCGGACGGCAGGCGGGCCGGTACCGCGAGCAGGTGGACGCGCTGGAGCTGGCCACGCAGACCTGGGCCATCGCCCACGGGCTGGTGTCACTGGTCGCGAACGGCCCACTGCCCCGCGACACGCTCAAGCACGGCGTCCCCCTGCTCACCGCGCTGTTCGTCAGCGTCGGGGACGAGCCGCAGCGGTGCCGCCGCTCGGTGTGGCGGGGCTGGCGCGTGCCGGGCTGA
- a CDS encoding AMP-binding protein yields the protein MDRISTAHGVAGLLAEAAGRRPDHLAIAETGTEITLTWRELDLAAHAAARQLVTAGLEPGDRVVVRLPTSADFAVALFAVLRAGGIAVPVSPQAPSPELHQLLAHSGARFVLEREPGEELPEGITALPPRAEGDGAPVDFGRVGEDIAVISYTSGTTGPPRGVQLSHRALLANLDQLTRVDGQLEAGDTLLVSIPLFHVYGLGPGLLLATAKAASLVLSERFEARRTLDDCVRHGVTAIAGVPTMYNEFAALGPDELRRGLATIRVMTSGAAPLHPKVLAAIREATGYDVYEGYGLTECAPVVTTTMVTGYPKPGSVGGPLPGVELRLVDSDGSNDEAGLDPDEMADVFETGGGTGLVSIRGANLFSGYWPDGAYGPDTEGWFRTGDVGYLDSDGDLHLVDRANDLIIVNGFNVFPHEVEEVISQLPEVAEVAVVGVVDERSGEAVKAVVVPAEGAALSQQQVVDQCAGQLAGYKVPHTVEFAARLPHSATGKLRRLKLR from the coding sequence GTGGATCGGATCAGTACTGCGCACGGTGTCGCCGGGCTGCTCGCCGAGGCAGCCGGCCGGCGGCCGGACCACCTGGCGATCGCCGAAACCGGCACTGAAATCACGCTGACCTGGCGAGAACTCGACCTGGCTGCGCACGCCGCGGCGCGGCAGCTCGTCACCGCCGGTCTTGAACCGGGTGATCGAGTCGTGGTGCGGCTGCCAACCTCGGCCGACTTCGCGGTGGCGTTATTCGCCGTGTTGCGTGCGGGCGGTATCGCGGTCCCCGTGTCGCCACAGGCGCCGTCTCCTGAGCTGCACCAGCTACTCGCGCACAGCGGCGCGCGGTTCGTGTTGGAGCGAGAGCCCGGCGAGGAGCTTCCGGAGGGAATCACGGCCCTGCCGCCGCGCGCCGAAGGCGACGGCGCGCCCGTGGACTTCGGTCGTGTGGGCGAGGACATCGCTGTCATCTCGTACACGTCGGGCACGACTGGCCCACCACGCGGCGTACAGCTGTCGCACCGCGCGCTGCTGGCCAACCTCGACCAGCTAACCCGGGTTGATGGCCAGCTCGAAGCCGGCGACACGTTGCTCGTCTCGATCCCGCTGTTCCACGTCTACGGGCTTGGCCCCGGTTTGCTCCTCGCGACCGCGAAGGCTGCTTCGCTGGTGCTGTCCGAGCGTTTCGAGGCGCGGCGCACATTGGACGACTGCGTGCGGCACGGCGTCACGGCGATTGCCGGCGTACCGACCATGTACAACGAATTCGCCGCTCTCGGTCCGGACGAGCTGCGACGCGGTCTCGCCACGATCCGGGTGATGACGTCCGGCGCCGCACCCCTGCATCCGAAGGTGCTCGCTGCTATCCGCGAAGCCACCGGTTACGACGTGTACGAGGGGTACGGCCTTACTGAATGCGCGCCGGTGGTCACCACGACCATGGTCACCGGGTACCCCAAGCCGGGCTCGGTCGGCGGTCCGCTGCCTGGTGTGGAGCTTCGGCTGGTGGACAGCGACGGCTCCAACGACGAGGCCGGTCTCGACCCGGACGAGATGGCCGACGTGTTCGAGACCGGCGGCGGCACCGGGCTGGTGTCGATCCGCGGCGCCAACCTGTTCTCCGGTTACTGGCCGGACGGCGCGTACGGGCCGGACACGGAGGGCTGGTTCCGTACCGGCGATGTCGGCTACCTCGACTCCGACGGGGATCTGCACCTGGTCGACCGGGCCAACGACCTGATCATCGTGAACGGCTTCAACGTCTTCCCGCACGAGGTCGAAGAAGTGATCTCGCAGCTGCCTGAGGTGGCCGAAGTCGCCGTGGTCGGGGTGGTCGACGAACGCAGCGGCGAGGCGGTGAAGGCGGTCGTCGTGCCTGCCGAGGGCGCGGCGCTGTCGCAGCAGCAGGTGGTGGATCAGTGCGCGGGGCAGCTGGCCGGGTACAAGGTGCCGCACACGGTGGAGTTCGCCGCGCGGTTGCCGCATTCGGCCACTGGGAAGCTGCGGCGGCTCAAGCTTCGGTGA
- a CDS encoding RidA family protein: MAVTLVSPGGLPKVDLYRQVSVGTGSRFVFVAGQVACDADGKLVGEGDFAAQVEQCYLNVATALAEAGAKFSDVVRLTCYLVDWTPDKMSGFQEGLERAAAKLGYLPQAPFTGIGVAALAEPGLLVELEATAILD, encoded by the coding sequence ATGGCCGTCACTCTGGTCAGCCCGGGCGGGTTGCCGAAGGTCGATCTCTACCGGCAGGTGTCCGTCGGCACCGGTTCGCGGTTCGTGTTCGTGGCCGGTCAGGTGGCCTGCGATGCGGACGGCAAGCTGGTTGGCGAAGGCGATTTCGCCGCGCAGGTCGAGCAGTGCTACCTCAATGTCGCCACCGCACTGGCGGAGGCCGGCGCGAAGTTCTCCGATGTGGTGCGGTTGACCTGCTATCTCGTCGACTGGACGCCGGACAAGATGAGCGGGTTCCAGGAAGGGCTGGAGCGTGCCGCGGCGAAGCTGGGGTACCTGCCGCAGGCGCCGTTCACCGGGATCGGGGTGGCGGCGCTGGCCGAGCCGGGTCTGCTGGTGGAACTCGAGGCCACCGCGATCCTGGACTGA
- a CDS encoding glutamyl-tRNA reductase has translation MSVLAVGLSHRSADLGTLERVAVPAGAVLKVLHGLQQAEHVSEAMLVSTCNRIEVYAVVETFHGGVNDVSEVLAHQAGVEPAELYDNLYVHYAGAAVEHLFAVASGLDSMVVGETQILGQVRAAYATAREAGTVGRTLHELIQTTLRVGKRVHSETGLDQLGASVVSEALNAAGELAGKHALIVGAGSMGALGASQLAKAGIGRITVANRTGANAVRLAEKVTEQGVPARSVPLAELADAVAEADVVVSCTGAQDAVFLAGHVPPRGGRPLVVCDLGLPKDVEVAVGELADVTVVDLETIQRRMREAGAPTTERQRAKATGIVLDEVREYLAGQRSAEVTPTVTALRRRAAEVVDGELLRLDHRLPELDSQVREEVGRTVRRVVDKLLHAPTVRVKQLAAETADTDYANALRELFCLDPQAPAAVASPTASPLPPEIEKKS, from the coding sequence ATGAGCGTGTTGGCGGTCGGGCTCTCCCATCGCAGTGCGGACCTCGGCACGCTCGAGCGGGTCGCGGTCCCCGCCGGTGCCGTGCTCAAAGTGCTGCACGGACTCCAGCAGGCGGAGCACGTCAGCGAGGCCATGCTCGTCTCGACCTGCAACCGCATCGAGGTCTACGCCGTCGTGGAGACCTTCCACGGCGGGGTCAACGACGTCTCGGAGGTACTCGCCCACCAGGCCGGGGTGGAGCCCGCCGAGCTGTACGACAACCTGTACGTGCACTACGCGGGCGCCGCCGTCGAGCACCTGTTCGCGGTCGCTTCCGGGCTCGACTCGATGGTGGTCGGCGAGACGCAGATCCTCGGCCAGGTCCGGGCCGCGTACGCGACCGCGCGCGAAGCCGGCACGGTCGGCCGCACGTTGCACGAGCTGATCCAGACCACGCTGCGCGTCGGCAAGCGTGTGCACTCCGAGACCGGGCTCGACCAGCTCGGCGCGTCCGTGGTGTCCGAAGCCCTGAACGCGGCGGGTGAACTCGCCGGCAAGCACGCGCTGATCGTCGGGGCCGGGTCGATGGGCGCGCTCGGCGCGTCACAGCTGGCCAAGGCCGGGATCGGCCGGATCACCGTGGCCAACCGCACCGGAGCGAACGCGGTCCGGCTCGCGGAGAAGGTTACCGAGCAGGGTGTGCCCGCGCGGTCCGTGCCGCTGGCCGAGCTGGCCGATGCGGTGGCCGAAGCGGACGTGGTGGTCTCGTGCACCGGTGCGCAGGACGCGGTGTTCCTGGCCGGGCACGTGCCGCCGCGCGGCGGGCGTCCGCTGGTCGTGTGCGACCTGGGGCTGCCCAAGGACGTCGAGGTGGCGGTCGGCGAGCTGGCCGACGTGACCGTGGTCGACCTGGAGACGATCCAGCGCCGCATGCGCGAAGCCGGCGCGCCGACCACCGAGCGCCAGCGGGCCAAGGCCACCGGCATCGTGCTCGACGAGGTGCGCGAGTACCTCGCCGGGCAGCGCAGCGCCGAGGTCACGCCCACCGTCACCGCGCTGCGCCGCCGCGCGGCCGAGGTCGTGGACGGTGAACTGCTGCGCCTGGACCACCGGCTGCCGGAACTGGACAGCCAGGTGCGGGAAGAGGTCGGCCGCACGGTGCGCCGGGTGGTCGACAAGCTGCTGCACGCGCCGACCGTGCGCGTCAAGCAGCTGGCCGCGGAGACGGCCGACACCGATTACGCCAACGCCTTGCGCGAGCTGTTCTGCCTCGACCCGCAGGCCCCCGCGGCCGTGGCGAGCCCCACCGCATCCCCCCTGCCCCCGGAAATCGAGAAGAAGTCGTAA
- a CDS encoding redox-sensing transcriptional repressor Rex: MPAVSEVEDTAVRAKQIPEAAVARLAVYLRVLSGLAEQGATTVSSEELSASAGVNSAKLRKDLSYLGSYGTRGVGYEVRVLVSQIERILGLTRQHRVAVVGIGNLGHALANYGGFPGRGFPVEALFDTDPDLIGIPVGGIPVSHLEEIPRICAERQISVGIIATPPTAAQSVCDRLVAGGVQCILNFAPVVLRVPAHVEVRKVDLAVELQILSFHVARRADHAEAAAQHRGNPGLPGAGLPIDNGGTGDGRNGAGTDGGLGMVVR, from the coding sequence ATCCCCGCCGTTTCCGAGGTCGAGGACACTGCGGTCCGGGCGAAGCAGATTCCCGAGGCCGCGGTCGCTCGCCTGGCCGTCTACCTGCGGGTGCTGTCGGGGCTCGCGGAGCAGGGCGCGACCACCGTCTCCAGCGAGGAGCTCTCCGCCTCCGCCGGGGTCAACTCGGCGAAGCTGCGCAAAGACCTGTCCTACCTCGGCTCGTACGGTACCCGTGGGGTCGGCTACGAGGTGCGGGTCCTGGTCAGCCAGATCGAACGTATCCTCGGGCTCACCCGGCAGCATCGCGTCGCCGTGGTCGGGATCGGTAATCTCGGGCACGCGCTGGCCAACTACGGTGGGTTTCCGGGGCGCGGGTTTCCGGTCGAAGCGCTCTTCGACACCGACCCCGATCTGATCGGTATCCCGGTCGGTGGGATCCCCGTCTCGCATCTTGAGGAAATTCCGCGCATTTGTGCCGAACGGCAGATTTCCGTCGGGATCATCGCCACACCTCCTACCGCTGCGCAGTCGGTGTGCGACAGGCTGGTGGCAGGCGGCGTCCAGTGCATCCTGAACTTCGCGCCGGTGGTGCTGCGGGTACCGGCGCACGTCGAGGTCCGCAAGGTCGACTTGGCCGTCGAGCTGCAGATCCTGTCCTTTCACGTGGCTCGTCGCGCCGATCACGCCGAGGCGGCCGCGCAGCACCGGGGTAATCCCGGGTTACCGGGCGCCGGCCTGCCGATCGACAATGGCGGTACGGGTGACGGACGAAACGGCGCCGGAACGGACGGCGGTCTCGGAATGGTGGTGCGCTGA
- a CDS encoding HAD family hydrolase, whose product MEAVCVSAWRGKDKSQELERLATLAGEASAQAATTVAEPPAPPAPPDLTAAAFFDVDNTMMMGASIFHFARGLAARKFFTSADLAGFVWQQVKFRIGGRENKADIKSHRERALSFVAGRTVEELTTISEEIYDELMADKIWSGTRALAQMHLDAGQRVWLVTATPIELASIISRRLGLTGALGTVAETEDGVYTGRLVGDMLHGRAKAHAVRALAAREGLNLKRCAAYSDSQNDVPMLSVVGTAVAVNPDSGLRDVARARGWEIRDFRTGRKAARIGVPSVLGAGALAGAVAAGIAYRRR is encoded by the coding sequence GTGGAGGCGGTGTGCGTGTCAGCTTGGCGTGGCAAGGATAAGAGTCAAGAGCTGGAGCGGCTCGCCACGCTCGCGGGCGAGGCGTCGGCGCAGGCCGCGACCACGGTCGCCGAGCCGCCCGCGCCGCCTGCCCCGCCCGACCTCACCGCGGCCGCCTTCTTCGACGTGGACAACACCATGATGATGGGCGCGTCGATCTTCCACTTCGCCCGCGGGCTGGCCGCACGCAAGTTCTTCACCTCCGCCGACCTCGCCGGTTTCGTCTGGCAGCAGGTGAAGTTCCGGATCGGCGGCCGGGAGAACAAGGCCGACATCAAGTCCCACCGCGAGCGCGCACTGTCCTTTGTGGCCGGTCGCACGGTGGAGGAGCTCACCACGATCAGCGAGGAGATCTACGACGAGCTGATGGCGGACAAGATCTGGTCCGGCACCCGCGCGCTCGCCCAGATGCACCTCGACGCCGGGCAGCGGGTGTGGCTGGTCACCGCCACCCCGATCGAACTGGCCTCGATCATCTCCCGCAGGCTCGGCCTCACCGGCGCGCTCGGCACGGTCGCGGAGACCGAGGACGGCGTGTACACCGGGCGGCTCGTCGGCGACATGCTGCACGGCCGGGCCAAGGCACACGCGGTCCGCGCGCTCGCCGCGCGCGAAGGCCTGAACCTCAAGCGCTGCGCGGCTTACTCGGACTCCCAGAACGATGTGCCGATGCTGTCGGTGGTGGGCACCGCGGTGGCGGTCAACCCGGACAGCGGACTGCGCGACGTGGCCCGCGCCCGTGGCTGGGAGATCCGCGACTTCCGCACCGGCCGCAAGGCCGCCCGCATCGGCGTGCCCTCGGTACTCGGCGCCGGCGCACTGGCCGGCGCCGTGGCAGCCGGAATCGCCTACCGCCGCCGCTGA
- a CDS encoding lysophospholipid acyltransferase family protein, protein MNRATRPGSEAYPVNGAEAQVIPLHAHGREKPAASEPPAAEPSAAAPVVAFPAATAPSPEPDPLPDAVREALAFLRHRLTGDYPVDEFGFDAELTETLLLPPLRALYEKWFRVDTFGVEHLPTAGGALLVSNHSGTVPLDALMTMVAVHDETRGRHLRGLGADLVFKLPLVGSLARKSGQTLACNADAERLLSGGELVGVWPEGFKGIGKPFSARYKLQRFGRGGFVSAAMRAGVPIVPVSVVGAEEIYPKIGDLRLLARLLGLPYFPITPFFPLFGPFGVVPLPTKWTIEFGEPVRTDEYGPDAADDPMLVFTLTDQVRESIQHTLYRRLSRRRSVFRG, encoded by the coding sequence ATGAATCGCGCGACCAGGCCCGGAAGTGAGGCGTATCCCGTGAACGGTGCCGAGGCACAGGTCATCCCGCTGCACGCGCACGGCCGCGAGAAGCCGGCAGCGTCGGAGCCGCCTGCCGCAGAGCCGTCCGCCGCGGCGCCGGTCGTCGCGTTCCCCGCGGCCACCGCGCCGTCGCCGGAGCCCGACCCGTTGCCGGATGCGGTGCGCGAGGCGCTCGCTTTCCTGCGGCACCGGCTCACCGGCGACTACCCGGTGGACGAGTTCGGCTTCGATGCGGAGCTGACCGAGACGCTGTTACTGCCGCCGTTGCGCGCGCTGTACGAGAAGTGGTTCCGTGTGGACACCTTCGGCGTCGAGCACCTGCCCACCGCGGGCGGTGCGCTGCTGGTGTCCAACCACTCCGGCACGGTGCCGCTGGACGCGCTGATGACCATGGTCGCCGTGCACGACGAGACCCGCGGCAGGCATCTGCGCGGGCTGGGCGCCGATCTGGTGTTCAAGCTTCCGCTGGTCGGCTCGCTCGCCCGCAAGTCCGGGCAGACGCTGGCCTGCAACGCCGATGCCGAGCGGCTGCTGTCCGGCGGCGAGCTGGTCGGCGTGTGGCCGGAGGGCTTCAAGGGCATCGGCAAGCCGTTCTCCGCGCGGTACAAGCTGCAGCGCTTCGGCCGCGGCGGGTTCGTGTCCGCGGCGATGCGCGCGGGGGTGCCGATCGTTCCGGTGTCGGTGGTCGGGGCCGAGGAGATCTACCCCAAGATCGGGGATCTCCGGCTGCTGGCCCGGCTGCTCGGCCTGCCCTACTTCCCGATCACCCCGTTTTTCCCGCTGTTCGGCCCGTTCGGTGTGGTACCGCTGCCGACGAAGTGGACCATCGAGTTCGGCGAGCCGGTCCGCACCGACGAGTACGGCCCGGACGCGGCGGACGACCCGATGCTCGTGTTCACCCTGACCGATCAGGTCCGGGAGTCGATCCAGCACACGCTCTACCGCAGGCTTTCCCGGCGCCGCAGCGTGTTCCGCGGCTGA
- a CDS encoding glutaredoxin family protein, which yields MVHKVTVMSRAGCHLCEVAEADVARICGELGVPWETSDVDSDPEWRAEYGDQVPVILIDGAEHGYWRVEEERFRRALA from the coding sequence CTGGTGCACAAGGTCACGGTGATGAGCCGCGCCGGATGCCACCTGTGCGAGGTGGCCGAGGCGGACGTCGCGCGGATTTGCGGTGAACTGGGCGTGCCCTGGGAGACCTCGGATGTGGACAGCGACCCGGAATGGCGTGCCGAGTACGGCGATCAGGTGCCGGTGATCCTCATCGACGGCGCCGAGCACGGCTACTGGCGGGTGGAAGAGGAGCGGTTCCGGCGTGCGCTCGCCTGA
- a CDS encoding molybdopterin-dependent oxidoreductase, with product MATFLGLVALVTALGVGHFAAAFVGYQASPFVAVADFVIAHSPHPVVVWAERTLGTADKTVLKIGLAVVLAGFAVLTGQLSRRSAGPGQVLIGLLGVFGIVAVYQRTDVGELALLAPVLAMVAAMLVFGWLHRRALPAAAEPRTGPHTGLTRRQVLQRGATVAVGAGVAGIAGEIIADTGSAASSRASVGPLIPARKAPPLPPDADFVKHGCPPFITPNADFYRIDTAFVVPQVRTGEWQLKIHGMVDREITLSYSDIRNRPLVERTVTLTCVSNEVGGDLVSTADFIGVDLIDLLTEAGVRPGAQQMFATSVDGFTCGTPATVALDPNRGAMLAIGMNGEPLPIEHGFPARIVIPGLYGYVSATKWVTDLEFTTWDARQSYWLQRGWAEQAPIKTESRIDRPASGASVPAGAVRVAGTAWAQHVGIEKVEVRLDQGPWQQAHLSAEVNKDTWRMWWADLTAAAGGHTVTVRATDQSGYTQTDHVADPVPDGATGWHSVSFTAG from the coding sequence ATGGCCACGTTCCTGGGGTTGGTCGCGCTGGTCACCGCGCTTGGCGTGGGGCACTTCGCGGCGGCGTTCGTCGGGTATCAGGCGTCGCCGTTCGTGGCGGTGGCCGATTTCGTCATCGCGCACAGCCCGCATCCGGTCGTGGTGTGGGCGGAGCGGACCCTCGGGACGGCCGACAAGACCGTGCTGAAGATCGGTCTGGCCGTGGTGCTGGCCGGGTTCGCGGTGCTGACCGGACAGCTGTCCCGCCGCAGTGCGGGGCCGGGGCAGGTGCTCATCGGGTTGCTGGGGGTCTTCGGGATCGTCGCGGTCTACCAGCGCACCGACGTCGGGGAGCTGGCGTTGCTGGCGCCGGTACTCGCGATGGTCGCGGCGATGCTGGTCTTCGGCTGGCTGCATCGGCGTGCACTGCCCGCCGCTGCCGAACCTCGTACCGGACCGCATACCGGGCTGACCCGGCGGCAGGTCCTGCAGCGTGGGGCGACGGTGGCGGTCGGCGCAGGTGTCGCCGGTATCGCCGGTGAGATCATCGCCGATACCGGCAGCGCGGCAAGCTCGCGCGCGTCGGTCGGGCCGCTGATCCCCGCGCGCAAAGCCCCGCCGCTGCCGCCGGACGCGGATTTCGTGAAGCACGGTTGCCCGCCGTTCATCACGCCGAACGCGGATTTCTACCGGATCGACACCGCGTTCGTGGTGCCGCAGGTGCGGACCGGCGAATGGCAGCTGAAGATCCACGGCATGGTCGACCGGGAGATCACACTGTCCTATTCGGACATTCGGAACCGCCCGCTGGTCGAACGGACGGTGACGCTCACCTGCGTGTCCAATGAGGTCGGTGGGGATCTGGTGTCCACTGCGGACTTCATCGGCGTGGACCTGATCGACCTGCTCACCGAGGCGGGCGTGCGGCCCGGCGCCCAGCAGATGTTCGCGACCAGTGTGGACGGTTTCACCTGCGGCACCCCGGCCACCGTCGCACTCGACCCGAATCGCGGCGCGATGCTGGCGATCGGCATGAACGGCGAACCACTGCCGATCGAGCACGGTTTCCCGGCCCGCATCGTGATTCCCGGCCTGTACGGCTATGTCTCGGCCACGAAGTGGGTCACCGACCTGGAATTCACCACCTGGGATGCGCGCCAGTCGTACTGGCTGCAGCGCGGCTGGGCGGAACAGGCCCCGATCAAGACCGAGTCGCGGATCGACCGCCCTGCCTCCGGCGCCTCGGTGCCCGCCGGCGCGGTGCGGGTGGCCGGGACCGCGTGGGCACAGCATGTCGGCATCGAGAAGGTGGAGGTCCGGCTGGATCAGGGACCGTGGCAGCAGGCCCACTTGTCGGCGGAAGTGAACAAGGACACCTGGCGGATGTGGTGGGCGGACCTGACGGCCGCCGCCGGGGGCCACACGGTCACCGTCCGCGCCACCGACCAGTCCGGCTACACCCAGACCGACCACGTCGCCGACCCGGTGCCCGATGGGGCCACGGGCTGGCATTCCGTGTCTTTCACTGCTGGGTGA
- a CDS encoding DUF5667 domain-containing protein, giving the protein MGVPGRFSRERAENERFDRALGTAAQRPGDEFADELALVGELRELGAAGAPDPPTRARIRAEIEGRLGNPLPRRRRRPRVAELVAAGIVVLLGLAGLTLLLSRDALPGDTLYQLKRAGEATALGLTFDQAGKAGKHLEFAADRLAELARLSDASPTVYQSVLTDFGSHVQAGTREITALATQRSDEPRLAELASWAQAESRQLAIEQARAPAAAQKDFAGAHGLLAQVRERTTALGSRLSCYLITTGRTDELGLLPATGPCTPQPEPSGGPALGSLAPVPLAPRTSAAPAPTAPAKPDLAVTSPPAPSTGSVPSRPPHSAVPPPITAPTSPRIPAPATTRPPVVSIPPLLPGLPPIVIG; this is encoded by the coding sequence GTGGGCGTGCCCGGGCGGTTTTCGCGCGAGCGGGCCGAGAACGAGCGGTTCGACCGCGCACTCGGCACCGCGGCGCAGCGACCCGGCGACGAGTTCGCCGACGAACTGGCTTTGGTCGGCGAACTTCGTGAGTTGGGCGCCGCGGGTGCGCCGGATCCACCGACCCGCGCCCGGATCCGTGCGGAGATCGAAGGACGGCTCGGCAACCCGCTGCCCCGGCGGCGGCGCAGGCCACGCGTGGCCGAGCTGGTCGCGGCCGGGATCGTGGTCCTGCTCGGCCTGGCCGGGCTGACCCTGCTGCTGTCCCGCGACGCGCTCCCCGGAGACACGCTGTACCAGCTGAAACGCGCGGGCGAGGCGACCGCGCTCGGGCTGACCTTCGACCAGGCCGGCAAAGCCGGGAAGCATCTGGAATTCGCCGCCGACCGGCTGGCCGAGCTGGCCCGCCTCAGCGACGCCTCCCCCACCGTCTACCAGAGCGTGCTCACCGACTTCGGCAGCCATGTGCAGGCCGGAACCCGCGAAATCACGGCGCTCGCCACACAGCGCAGCGACGAGCCGCGGCTGGCCGAACTCGCGTCGTGGGCGCAAGCGGAATCCCGGCAGCTGGCCATCGAGCAAGCACGGGCTCCCGCCGCTGCACAGAAGGACTTCGCCGGCGCGCATGGCTTGCTGGCGCAGGTCCGGGAGCGCACCACCGCGCTCGGCTCGCGGCTCAGCTGCTACCTGATCACCACCGGCAGAACCGACGAGCTGGGCCTGCTTCCGGCGACCGGCCCGTGCACCCCGCAACCCGAGCCGTCCGGTGGTCCCGCACTCGGCAGCCTGGCGCCGGTTCCCCTCGCACCGCGGACATCCGCCGCGCCGGCCCCGACCGCTCCGGCCAAGCCGGATCTCGCGGTCACGAGCCCGCCGGCACCGTCGACCGGCAGTGTGCCGAGCCGCCCGCCGCACTCGGCCGTACCGCCGCCGATCACCGCGCCGACCTCGCCGCGGATACCGGCTCCGGCCACGACGCGGCCACCGGTCGTCTCGATCCCGCCGCTGCTGCCCGGGCTGCCCCCGATCGTGATCGGCTGA